The genome window TAAGGACAAGAACATTCTTTTGTCATTGGAATTATGGTGATgacagaaatacacatttttagtgatatttagaaaaaaagtgttaagtGAAAGAGGTATGTTCCTAAACAACATATGACTTCAAAGACATTCAAATAAAAGTTAAGGCACtgatgactttttaaaacttttattataTTGCATAAGCTGTAACATTTTACAAATCTTAGTTACATTTTCAGCAACAGATACACTGATACTGTAGTAAATATAGAGATGAAAAGACACCTCtgacaaaatataaaaaggtaGAAATACTTAAAACCAGGATGCTGAATATCAAGAATGTTTTACATGAACAATATCCATACTAgagtttttttgaaagcaattgCCAAGGTAATGAAGTGTTTGTTGAATATAAGGCTCCAATGTGCAAGGTGGTGGGCACAGCCAGTGCCATCAGTTCACCTATGTTTCAGCATCTCAGAGCCGGGCTTTTTATGAACTCCATGCTCTAATGAGCACTAAAAAGTGCCCTTCTACACAATAAGATGATGTtgtaaaaatattactgttctAACATGGACTGAAGTGCAACAAGTGCTTCAAAGCAACTGAATCAGTTAACTGGGGAATAAAGTACCAGTacattttggggagggggaataTAGGAATGTTCAATAGTCTtaaactgactgaaaaaaattcatttggtaaaataattttcaagctGAGAGTGctaatactaaaaataatgaCACAGTTTTCCCCTGCcagtcctaaaaaaaaaatctgaagccaTTTTTTTTGGTAATCAGAACACACtgaatactgcttttaaaagaaaatgaagctcaGATTAAAGCCATTTAAACCACCTTTCATATAAATTCTTTAACACAAATGTAGCTGCCTACTGTTAGAAGTGTGGCACAAATTAGTGCAAACTACTATAAAAGAATGctcatttttaattctgtagaCATAGCACTGTGTTTTGCATAAttccactgaattaaaaaaaaaatatttaaaaagcagaagcttgGGTTATATAAACAATGCAGGCTAGGCTCCAAATTGAGATAAAAAGTGGTTctagaaaataagaattaagTACCTATCTCCATAGAATTTCTGCTTCTACTGGCAAAGAAGGTTAGCAgctgaaaaaaggatttttatcattataatagtttttatatataaacatatattcatttcatttttgaagttaaaatCCCAGTCAGTTTCATACCTGTAAATCCAGTGACTTCAAGACGCTTACTCTTGACTTATGAAGTCGAATCAGATCCCacatgtgcatttttaaaagatactacTGTTCAGATTgctaaagatatatttttttaatttcttttcaaacaaaatacaaaaaaacagGGTTTACAACAATTACCATCATCATCAACATGCAGGAGTCAGTATTCCAACATAAAACACACTAgatctgccttttaaaatattataaaagcTACATAATTGTAAGTATGaattgaggggtttttttggctaacagaaaaaaaacccataatgTGCTTTTCAGATAGTCAAGTGTCCCACTGATAAAATAAGTCtgatgaaaaagagaagggcACTTCAGCAGGCTAATTTATCTTCAGATTTTCCTAATATGCAGTATCAGATGATGGATGTAGCGTACTGCCTTTTAATTTGCACAGTGTTAGATCAGTAATATTGTTAACCTGTTTCACTTTTCAACTAATGAGTAGAGTTTAGACTGGTGCCCATTCATTTCATCCTCTTTGGTACAAATTACtgcataaaaacaaagcagacaaCTAAACATTCCTACATCCTGGATTATTTTTTGTGCATCATCTCTAGCTCTACATTGGTAAATAATGTCCCTGATCATCAAGtcagttttgctttcaggtTTATAAGATACCAGAGTTCTCTTATTTTCTGACAGTACtataaagattttttcctgttaatcaaatggaatttttaagtgattccccctttttttaaatttctgtacTATGTGGCATTTGGTAACAATCTGAAAATTACTGTCAATTAGTTTATTCTAGGTAACATATCCAGATTTATGTGCATACAGCTGCATACTATTTAGCCTGATCACTTCCCTTAATTTATGGTACATCAAAGTACTGACCTAAGGCATATGAATTAATCTGCAGAAACAAGCCTTGGCTAACTCCATTAAGCACCTTATCAAAAACAGGTAAGACCTGGAACTGGTATACCCTTCTGCAAGAAGAATCTCAACATCATGTATTGCAACCATGGCGGGGAAACTGTCCTGAAGTTTATTAATCGCCTTTCACCCTAGATATATGGCAAAATTTGGTCTTGAGTGTTCTGTATCTACCTAACACCTTTCAGTTAAAACTGTATGTACGTTATatggtttttttgtaaaagctgACAGCTCAAGAAGCATCTTGTGAAGAACTGAGACATAATTCTTGCAAATGTTTGTGTTCTTCAGAAAGAATCGATTCCACCGAAGCACAAATACATACCAGTTTGGAAACAAGCATCAGAGAGAAGCTATATCCTTTCCAGCTTTCCCACTCATTCCCGTCTCCTTAGAGGGGGCTTACTTTAAAGGTGCTTCAGGCATGGCCCACTTCTTATTCTCAGGGTAATCAACCTCCAGATTCAAAGGAGTCAAAACCTCTGAATGTTTCCCTGGCCTTCCCAAGAGCAGTGTGCCACAAATCCTTGCTACTTTTTGTATAGACCTAATTTTAGCACTAGCATTTCAGCACCCTGTTAGTGCTGCAATACTgagccaacagaaaaaaaatctttaaaaataaattcagtgatTCCTATAAATTCCTATGTTGAAATCATATATAGAAATATAGAAAAGCATTAGTTTGACCACAAAGACCATTTTCATTAtaacattttgtcttttccaCATGTTACACATCACGTATGGTTATCTCTGGAATTAAAATTTTTAGAACTCAGTGTAGTcaaactcctttttttaaatgatgtaaaaccaaaaataattcCAGTTGCTAATAGGGAATACAGGTTTCCAGTGCATACATTCCAACATACAGCTGGAACATGAAGGCTCAGATAATATATTCTGTAAATACTGAATATAAATAAGAAGTATAATTCTCATCATTTTAGAGTTACATAGagtttttaaaatccaaaatcTCATGCTCATGATAGGGCCAAGGAAGAATTCCCTGTCATTGTGTGCTTAGGGGCATCACCTGTTTTCATGTAGCATTTATCTTTGCAGATACAGCTGCAGCAATAATTTCTCTCTACAGAATAGTTTGCTCATATTCTGACACAGAAAACAAGTTacgtatttatttttaatataaaacttgTCTTTAGGAAAGCCTTTTCTAAAAGCGTTACCAGCAGCATAAGACATTATGCGATAAAGGCTAGCAAGTCACACACAGAAAACTTGGCATATGGGATctacaaagaaagcaaagatagCTGTTGCTTGACTGGCATGGATGGAAGCAACAGCTGAAGACAGCCTTGGAAATGGTATTACCAGAACTGCAGCATGTGCTCTccagaaaagaatttaaatattccACTAAAAGAGATGCCCACACCCTGACTTGGCAAGGGAGGAGCTACTATCTAGTAGAGATACCAGTCCTATCTATGAGGAGATACCtatctttcagaaaactttattCTATGTTTCTTCCTACTACTGAGAAGCCTAGCAGCAAGAAACTCTTGCAAGAAGATCTGTTCCACTGACTTGCTTTGTTGGCTAAAAGCTGAAGTGCATCACTGATGCACAGCCTTTAAAGGGGCCATTTTGCACTACCATATGTGCAGGGTAAAATTGTGACTAATCCAGACAGCCAAAAGCTCCTTTAGAATGATGGTACAGAACCAGACTCCGCTCTTTGCTCGTGATCACCTAGCAGAGCAGACAAGAATCCGCACTACATCAGTATGTCTTTTGGCACTGTTACTTTGAAGTCCCAAAGTTATAACTGATCTTTTCaacatttctcattctttttctttggtgacCAGATACCTACTCGGACACAGAACAAGAACACTGGAGTGCACAACTTTGTTCCTTTGAACTCACATGAATAAAGCCATTTACAGTAGTCTGTATTTTTTAACGATACAAGTAAGTTTGAGGAATTAGGTCTTTTTGGTATATacaatgaaaaaatgcattaaaaaatctgCAATATATCTAAGTTACTGCAGGTGAACAAAATTCCAAGCAGAGACATATCAATTTAATATTAACACCTCAAAACCATAAGCTTGTCAGGGATTTTCTGTTACATTCAACAGAATATAGAATATTCTCTCTTTGAAAAGGGAGCCATCAGAACTAATGGAACTCTAAGAGCAGGGCAATATTAAACCTCAAAAGTcaaagcagctttcagaagaaatgtgcATCCacacaaaatatataaattgATTCCTACTAATGTATATAACAAAGCAAAGGATGAAAACATCAGTATTTGGGGCTAGAGAGTTAGTCATACACAAAATCCGGTGGAATtgcatatagaaaaaaaagtagtattgtGAACATGTATTCAGTACAGGAAAGTTGAATTAGTTACCTAAAAAGAGTACCAAAGGCATGCTAATATGACAAGCCATCTTCACCTCTGAAGTGGATGAATCCTATAATTAAACCAGATTCTTTTGGCCAATTATAGACTTATTTGCACACCTATCTCAAActtattttgtacttttgtACTTGTGAATTCAATAGGAACGTCATATTTTGTTCATGAAGCAACTGCACGCCAGAAGAAGTTGGATTGATGTATTGCTAGTACCATTCTGGCTACCTTGCATATTCTTCTAGAAACAGGATCGGAAAACTGACAATCCCCACATAACAGACATATTTCACAGTAATGTTTCCTGAGTAAATAATCCCAGAAGCCCAGCTGCATAGGATATTTCCCAACTCGAGTGTACTACAGGGCAGACAACCGAGTGCACCTCACCCCACAATTCAGATATAGGCATTGTATGTTTGGGTCTTGGTGTCGAACCTTAACCAAGCTCTAAGGGAAAaatttataaagcttttttagGATGATTATAATCAAACTGCCAAGGCCAAAATGCTGGAACTTATTTCATCAGGGAAACAGCTTCAAAGCCACAGAAAGCCATTCTATATACTATATGAAGCACATTAAGGGATGCATCTACTTTTCTGTTAGCCAAAGTTGAAATGATCACTTTGACAGgatgaacattaaaaataaagaatattctgatggccttttccttcctctatACATATCTTAGTTACATTTCATGCATTCATGACTTTTGGTAAATTTAACTCTAAGATGAGTCATAAGTAGTATTTATATTGCATTATAGACCAAATTTTGTGATCTGCTCTCATGCTCATAAAACCCCCCAACTTTTAAAGCCTGTTTAACCCCTCTGCAATGCACAACCTAGACAAAAGTAGCTCAGGCTGGCAAAACATAGGCACATAAACCTCCGAtgatcttccatttttttaaaaataaaaagcaacagtgCCGAACTTTCCTGCTAAAGGAAACTATTTCAGAGGCATAATTTGTCTAAACTTGCATACTTTTTCATTATGGGCCAAACTAACTTACAAATCTGCAGGGATTCAAGACTATGTTGTGGAGCTCAACAGCCCAGGAGCATGCAGAAGATAAGATTTTAACTGACAACGAACCCAAAACAAGACACTGGGATcatcaccagcagcagcagctttgaaTGCTACTGGAACCagtccttttctgctggatGTGGACACTTCATAGCAGATGCCAATCTTCAACATCCACAGTTCATAACAAAGcagattaaaacaaagcagatggGCAATATCTTAAGACAGCGGGGACCATGAACTGCAGCAGCCACAGAACTCGTACACTTCCCCATCTGCCACTGCTGTATGGAATGGCAACCTTTTGCACATGGATGGGCACACAGGGAGGGCAGTAATGCTATAGAGCTCCGCTGATAAATCCAACAGAGCTCATCTGCTGGTGTCGTGGGACTAACTgatgaaacattttacattatACAAAGAAGCAGTAACAGATCCCTAGAAAAGTTCACATATAAAATACTGTACAGATGGTCACATTGATTAGGAACAAGGCTGAGGAATGGCTTTAACTACTCTACCAGCGCATTAGCAACAagtatgaaaaaattaaaacatgtgcCTACATTTCTCACTGTGCATTCCCAGAGGTGCATCCAAGAATGACAGGCTAATTAAAATGTGGGCCTTCCCTATACTGCCAGCAAAATTAGGAACTGGAAAATTTTAATAGTAGCATTTCCCTGTTTTCAATTCACATGGAATATCAAGCGCCCAATTGAAGTTTAGTAACTCAGtctgtatattaaaaaactgTAACTTTTCTTGATACTAGAAAACAACATTTCCCTTGTAAACCCAACACTGCAGAATTACAGAAGCAGCCAAGAGGTCAATAACCAGCAGGGAGAGCAACAACACAAAGCACattgtgttttaatttatagGAATAAGCGgcctctcctctcttttcttccagataTTGGTTTTGCTATCTCTTTTTGTGATAGACggcctttccctttttttagcAGAAGGGATACCAGATTCATGACTTCCTgatacagtttttcttcttagaCCTTCTTCATCATGCTGTTCTACGACTGACCCATTCCCTCCATCCAGAATGTGCCTCACAGCCTGGTCCTCTGGAGTGCAAACAGTGGTCCCACTTTCACTGCTACTCAGATCCAGATCTTCCAAGTAAAGGATCTTAGAATGtggcatatttttaatgaaagttttctctctctccagtttCCTACTAGGATGATGCTCATTCATGTCCACACCAGAGTCCAGACTGGTATCGTTACTCTCcgtttttctgccctttttcaGATCTATGAAAGAATGCCTCACTTGAGCGATCGGCTTTCCATCCAGGGACACAAACCATGCTCGAGGGTGTGGAGATGGTTTTCCTTTAGAGAGTTCCAATAACGTTTGTTCTGAAATACCTTGAAGTTCAGATGAAAATGGAGTCATCACAACTGCTTCATTCAATGTCCCAGGAACAGAGACAGATTCCAGTAAGCTGTTAGTGTACCGGCCCCAGTTTGACGTTTGAGAAGGTAAGCCCTCTTCACTATCTAATGTACTGTTTTCATCTCTGCAGACAGAAGGCTGTGGATGAGCATGCACTGGCATTTTCGGTAACGTTTGCATGTAACTGTCGCGATTCACGGGTTCCATCATGGGGCTATACACTAACTGCCCTTTTCTTGGCAAAGTTGCTGATTTAGCAGGATGCAACTGATCTGGGGAGTGGAAAAGGTCAGAGGTTTGAAGAATAGCAATAGGTTGATTGTAAATATGCATTAGATGTTCTGGGATATGGGAAAGCCCATACATCTCCTCTTTCAGTGAAAGGTATCTGTTTGGGTCTTGAACGTCCCTAGGAGCCTGGGAAATAGTATGCTTTGGCTGCTGTAAGTGCCTAACTCCAGCACTAGGCTCCAATGAATGGGCTGAATTTCTTGACTGACCAGTCTGACAGGATGACTGATAAGAAGCATCCTCTGtgtagattttaaaattgtctCGTGATTTTCCATCTTCCGTGTCTATGGACATCCTTCTTTGAGGGCTGTATGAAGAAATCTTCGCTGTATATAACTGTGACTTACCCTCCAACTTTAAAGACCCTTTGACAGCATTGACATGATTTATGTGAGTTGTTGATGTTGTCTGGTCCTTTTTTATGACCTCCAGCttagttgcatttttttccttcttttgtgtCCGACCACATTTATCCCTATGCAAAAGAGATGCAAAGTGACTGTAGAGCACACCAGGAAATACTAGACTGTTGACTAACAGAGCTGAAGACTAGATTTCAGTTAAGAAGTTATAGTGTAATGTGACGTCACAAATTTAAAATGGAGTTCTGCaataactgtaatttttaaagaaatattaaggCTACACATTATAGTttagctaaagaaaaaagtctcaACTTCAAAAGACTATTTTATCAACCTTAAATTCCATTCATGCTGAGCTTATTAGAGCCTCTCTTTTTGCTTACCTGCAGTAACAaagaagaacagcaaaaaatccAATGATAATGACAACAGTACCTCCCAGTATGGCCGTAAGGAACACTGTGTGATAGGCTGTTATGTCCTTGGAAACCGCACTAATAATGGATTCTAGATTGtagaacaaaaccagacaagAATTAGTTCTCAAAACCAAATAATTCCACTTGATATGCAGAGCTGTGactaataaattaaactgtaCTTTTCAAGTGATTTTGTGTTCCTATGGCACTACGTTCATCCTTCCCTTTTCACCTTGCTATTTCAGCAAACTAGAAAATACACAAACAGTGGTTACAATATAATGGATCTTCAAAGGTTCATCTCAAGTGCTAAAGCCTTACCATGACATCTACTCAATTCCAGCCAAATTACATTTGTATTAGTTGTCCAAACTGACTCAGAAACATGGTCTACATTTTCTATTTAGTGCTTCTGTCAAagttaattctgtttttaaatttttacattGTATTTCTCCCATAAGAATCCCTTCATATGAATTTGCAAAACATGCAACAAGTCTCCATAAAACAGAATCCACTGGGACCGTTTTATTCAAGACTGATTTTCTTGTTGTATTTCCTCCTGTCATACATTATTCTCAACACTAAGTAATATGGTCCTGCTGATTTTTAGATCTCCATAGTCACAGTTCCCTTGCAGGCTTCTTTCAAAAGATGGTGATCGTATAAATATATGAGTTCAAATACAGTCTGGACTTTTCCCCCTATAGCATTTGAAGTTCTAGGAAATGGTTATATGCACAAAGGCACGCTATCAGGGTTCAAACAAAAGCTGTCCAGCTGTTGAAATTGCAtgtcctttttccatttctgtggtTAAATAAAGCAATCAAACTGACAGCCTTATGATGCATTGTTACTTGGGTTACTCAGTAATTTCTTTGCCAGTTGTTGCAATACCTCTTGTTCCAGGCAGTGGAGCTGCTATCCAGTAGCCCAAGTGTTGAGCAGTGTATGTCCATACTAATTGACCATCTGCTTCCTTTACCATTCCTAGCCCACGGCTCACCCAAGcacctgagaaaaaaaaaaaaaaaggacaaagtaTTGCACATGCCATGCAGGATTCTTCTATACCTCAAACCATTAGCAATTAAGCTATTACCAAAAATACACAAGGTCACAGCAAAAACTGAAACTTCTGACCTATATGCTATTTATTACACAGCTTTAGCTAAACATGCAAACTTTCTCTCTTGACAATTTCATTGCAAATATCCCTGTGTGGACATTTACTTTGAAACAAAGCATCAATGTTACTTACCggaattaatttaatataataCATTTTCTATTAACAAATGTCCTTCACAGATACGCACACAAATCATTTGAAAAATCCTATTATATGAGCTTAAGCATGTATGAAGGccaagaccaaaaaaaatcaaggagcAGGAAATTTAAGGATATGAATACACGTTTAACATTAGCTAGCAGCACTTAgtgggaaaacattttaatctaaTAAGCTACAATAGGATAAACGACGTTTGTCTTGAAcgtttctctcctcctccctgcaccaAGGCAGTAACAGCTCAGTTAGCCCAAGGAAGGTCTATTGTTAGGACACAGATTCCACACCATCTGTTTGGCAATGCCAAGGACAGGTATTACAGTATGCCAGCTTCTACAATCAATAAAGCATGCAGTAGAAGAGACAGAATTATACTTAACGCACTTGAACACATTTATTGTGGGCCATCTGTGAAATTCTAAGGACAGAAAACAACCTCATATGaacaaatttacattttcaaactgcaaatactgagaaggagagaaaaccGCCAGCTTTTTTAAAACGACAATAACCAAAGCATGCAAAAAGTATAATTCATATAAGCCCTATAAATTCAATTTTCCTCCAGGACCCTcctttcagcaaagcaaaaagaaatatctaCCAGACAGGAGGTAAAGATGAGAACTGATACATGCCACATATGTGCGCACGCAtagacatgcacacacaaaatagCATTTGGCAGTAAAACTTGCAGCCGCCTTCTCCTGGTACTTGTGGTGGCTGGCAGAGGggaatagcagcagcagcctcctaGAGCCCTGAAAGAGGAGGTTTCTCAGTTACCTGGAAAACCTCTTGTCCAGGCTCAGGAGCAAGGCCAGCCGGAAGAGTCTTCCATCCCTAACTCTCATATGGAGGCAACAACAACAGATCCTGGAATTCTCTGTCCTGTCAACTCTAAGGCAAGATGTCACTATACTACAAAACTATTGTTTTACACGTATAGAGGGTGGGCTACTTACAGGCAgataaaaaacaacacaaaacaccacatctaaaaggcaaaaaaaattctagGTCTCCAGAAGTTCTAACTTGACTGAACAAATCTATAAGAAGCTATATATTCTTTGCTGTCCTCTTCAGTAAGTTATATCTCCCCCCCAATATACTCCATAGAAAATAGTATGtattaagaaaaacactgaaatgtgaTTTATGAGTAAGCACATATTCTCTATGATTTACTGCCATTCAATCAGAAGGATATCCTTCTCAATTTAATGTTGCAATGCaagcttggggtttttttgttaattctATTAAAATCCACAAAGTACTTTTGGTACTAATGAGGCAACATATTTAGTAAGAAGGAAGCCACATTCAATATACATCAACAAATTCCGCATTTACAGCAGCTGGAATATAATTACAAAAGCTCATTTTCCAGGACAGTCTCAGTACTATCACACTTCAAGTAACCCCAGGGAACACTGCATGAGCAGACATGGGAAAGCATCTT of Ciconia boyciana chromosome 10, ASM3463844v1, whole genome shotgun sequence contains these proteins:
- the FAM171B gene encoding protein FAM171B, which codes for MPGTCGRLSSLLLGLAAAMLLPLLMGRPPPVDAAAAATRPQQQRAALPGDAPAAAAASGSVFTLKVQVNDIISHQYLRQAVVEVFVNYTKTNSTLTGSNGAVLIKVPYKLGLSLTIVSYKDGYMLTPLPWKTGRMPIYSSVTLSLFPQSQANIWLFEDTVLITGKLSDAKSQPSVQFPKFLIKLPPNHNITNVTAYLTVPEQFLKVDSFLYTTGILLNKSGFKSMELAPLAAICVNILLTGKELKVNGPIQITLPLPPSTVKSGDAIPAWTFDMKTGAWVSRGLGMVKEADGQLVWTYTAQHLGYWIAAPLPGTRESIISAVSKDITAYHTVFLTAILGGTVVIIIGFFAVLLCYCRDKCGRTQKKEKNATKLEVIKKDQTTSTTHINHVNAVKGSLKLEGKSQLYTAKISSYSPQRRMSIDTEDGKSRDNFKIYTEDASYQSSCQTGQSRNSAHSLEPSAGVRHLQQPKHTISQAPRDVQDPNRYLSLKEEMYGLSHIPEHLMHIYNQPIAILQTSDLFHSPDQLHPAKSATLPRKGQLVYSPMMEPVNRDSYMQTLPKMPVHAHPQPSVCRDENSTLDSEEGLPSQTSNWGRYTNSLLESVSVPGTLNEAVVMTPFSSELQGISEQTLLELSKGKPSPHPRAWFVSLDGKPIAQVRHSFIDLKKGRKTESNDTSLDSGVDMNEHHPSRKLEREKTFIKNMPHSKILYLEDLDLSSSESGTTVCTPEDQAVRHILDGGNGSVVEQHDEEGLRRKTVSGSHESGIPSAKKRERPSITKRDSKTNIWKKREERPLIPIN